In the Geobacter sp. FeAm09 genome, one interval contains:
- a CDS encoding TIGR01212 family radical SAM protein (This family includes YhcC from E. coli K-12, an uncharacterized radical SAM protein.): MPTAIHHELRINSYGHYLRRRFGCRVSKVNVDAGFTCPNRDGSKGTGGCIYCNNVSFSPKDTQPVIPLEEQLAAGMAYHRRRLGSGKFIVYFQKYTNTYASVELLADLYRRALAHPDVIGLSVGTRPDSLTDGALELLTEIARERYVCLELGLQSRDDTILERINRGHTVDDFCTAVRRAAGRNFDICAHLIYGFPGERREEFLKSADLIASLPIDSVKLHQLHAVEGTELAAMYRRGEFVPLTLERYVAAAADFLERLPPHVTVQRLYGSAPLAICVAPRWGLKNNQMWFAVVNELRRRGTWQGCLAG, from the coding sequence CGGCCATTACCTGCGGCGGCGCTTCGGCTGCCGGGTCAGCAAGGTCAACGTGGATGCCGGCTTCACCTGTCCCAACCGGGACGGCAGCAAGGGGACCGGCGGCTGCATCTACTGCAACAACGTCTCCTTTTCCCCCAAGGACACCCAGCCGGTCATCCCCCTGGAAGAACAGCTCGCGGCGGGTATGGCCTACCATCGGCGGCGTCTCGGCTCCGGGAAGTTCATCGTCTATTTCCAGAAATACACCAACACCTACGCCTCCGTGGAGCTGCTGGCCGACCTCTACCGCCGCGCCCTGGCCCATCCCGACGTCATCGGCCTCTCGGTCGGCACCCGGCCCGACTCCCTGACCGACGGGGCGCTGGAGCTTTTGACGGAGATCGCCCGCGAACGCTACGTCTGCCTGGAGTTGGGGCTGCAATCCCGGGACGACACCATCCTGGAGCGGATCAACCGCGGCCACACGGTGGACGATTTCTGCACGGCCGTGCGGCGGGCGGCGGGGCGGAATTTCGACATCTGCGCCCATCTGATCTACGGCTTTCCCGGGGAGCGCCGGGAGGAATTCCTCAAAAGCGCCGACCTGATCGCCTCCCTCCCCATCGATTCGGTCAAGCTCCACCAGCTCCACGCCGTGGAGGGGACTGAGCTGGCCGCCATGTACCGCCGGGGCGAATTCGTGCCGCTCACCCTGGAGCGGTACGTGGCCGCGGCCGCCGATTTCCTGGAGCGGCTGCCGCCCCACGTCACGGTGCAGCGGCTGTACGGCTCGGCGCCGCTGGCGATCTGCGTCGCCCCCCGCTGGGGGCTGAAGAACAACCAGATGTGGTTCGCCGTGGTCAACGAACTGCGGCGGCGCGGCACG